The following coding sequences lie in one Molothrus ater isolate BHLD 08-10-18 breed brown headed cowbird unplaced genomic scaffold, BPBGC_Mater_1.1 matUn_MA110, whole genome shotgun sequence genomic window:
- the LOC118700996 gene encoding olfactory receptor 14A16-like: MSNSSSIRHFLLLALADTRQLQLLHFCLLLGISLAALLGNGLIISAVACGHHLHTPMFFFLLNLALADLGSICTTVPKAMHNSLWDTSNISYSGCAAQVFLIFFFLGSEYVLLTIMCYDRYVSICKPLHYGTLLGSRACAHMAAAAWASAFLNALMHTANTFSLPLCHGNALGQFFCEIPQILKLSCSKSYVRELGLLAVSVCLSSGCFVFIVFSYVQIFRAVLSIPSEQGRHKAFSTCLPHLAVVSLFISTGFFAYLKPPSLSSPALDLALSVLYSVVPPALNPLIYSLRNQELKAAVWRLMTGCFQRH, translated from the coding sequence atgtccaacagcagctccatcaggcacttcctcctgctggcattggcagacacgcggcagctgcagctcctgcacttctgcctcttgctgggcatctccctggctgccctcctgggcaacggcctcatcatcagcgccgtagcctgcggccaccacctgcacacgcccatgttcttcttcctgctcaacctggcccttgctgacctgggctccatctgcaccactgtccccaaagccatgcacaattccctctgggacaccagcaacatctcctactCTGGATGTGCTGCCCAAGtctttctgattttcttcttccttggaTCAGAGTATGTCCtcctgaccatcatgtgctacgaccgctacgtgtccatctgcaaacccctgcactacgggaccctcctgggcagcagagcttgtgcccacatggcagcagctgcctgggccagtgcctttctcaatgctctcatgcacacagccaatacattttccctgcccctgtgccatggcaatgccctgggccagttcttctgtgaaatcccacagatcctcaagctctcctgctccaaatcctATGTCAGGGAACTTGGGCTTCTTGCTGTTAGTGTGTGTTTATCTTCTGGTTGTTTTGTGTttattgttttctcctatgtgcagatcttcagggctgtgctgagtatcccctctgagcagggacggcacaaagccttttccacctgcctccctcacctggctgtggtctcCCTGTTCATCAGCACAGGCTTTTTTGCCTACCTGAAGCCCCCTTCCCtgtcctccccagccctggatctggccctgtcagttctgtactcagtggtgcctccagccctgaaccccctcatctacagcctgaggaaccaggagctcaaggctgcagtgtggagactgATGACTGGATGCTTTCAGAGACATTAA